One window of the Burkholderia sp. FERM BP-3421 genome contains the following:
- a CDS encoding FAD/NAD(P)-binding protein: MQVIHIAIVGLGPRGLTVLERLREHARRLPAGARLRIVAFDCGEAGQGAHRALQPDHLMINTVASQVTMFAPESAAGEGDRSLVEWAHEAGYRRAGERFVLAAGDGDALPITEADYLPRSLLGEYLAWAYRHVVARLPAGIEVIHRRARVTDLIEDAGGYQVIADGLGAQRVDYVFLTTGHGSRKPTDEDRAFAAFVARHAGRNEALAYFASPYPVEGLGRISASSTVAVQGLGLTAHDVISALTLGRGGRYVERDGELHYEASGDEPAIRLFSRNCLPFAARGINQKGLAGRHRARFFTPQAVTAKRRAVLAATGDPRIDFERDVLPLAVCEMAYAYRTALEGREIDPEGFAPTAEELTAIEAILWPLKGRRFESFEAFRPFFDGLFRDDLREAFKGNVSSPVKAATDVLRDTREALRTAVEYGGLTPASHRRFMEDFNATTNRVSFGPPRRRNLEYLALRRAGLIDIAGGPGARVIADDAQARFRIEADYPGGTARCHADVLVVARLDAYSPLTDASPLSASLLARGLVRPYRNGDYHPGGIDIDAGLHPIDAAGRARANMWAIGFPVEGAHFYTHALPRPLIRSRQTQDAERCVLDLIGSIEARHAGGAHEHSDAAAAPDEALSGR; encoded by the coding sequence ATGCAGGTCATCCATATCGCAATCGTCGGCCTCGGACCGCGCGGCCTCACCGTGCTGGAGCGGCTCCGGGAACATGCGCGCCGGCTGCCGGCGGGCGCGCGCCTGAGGATCGTCGCGTTCGATTGCGGCGAAGCCGGGCAGGGGGCGCACCGCGCCCTGCAGCCCGACCACCTCATGATCAATACGGTGGCGTCCCAGGTCACGATGTTCGCGCCCGAGAGCGCGGCGGGCGAGGGCGACCGCTCGCTCGTCGAGTGGGCGCACGAGGCCGGCTACCGGCGCGCCGGCGAGCGTTTCGTGCTCGCGGCCGGGGACGGCGACGCGCTGCCGATCACCGAGGCGGACTACCTGCCGCGCAGCCTGCTCGGCGAATATCTCGCCTGGGCGTACCGCCATGTCGTCGCGCGGCTGCCGGCCGGGATCGAGGTGATCCATCGCCGCGCGCGCGTGACGGATCTGATCGAGGACGCAGGCGGCTACCAGGTGATCGCCGACGGCCTCGGCGCGCAGCGCGTGGACTATGTGTTCCTGACGACGGGCCACGGCAGCCGCAAGCCGACCGACGAGGACCGCGCCTTCGCGGCCTTCGTCGCGCGTCACGCGGGCCGCAACGAGGCGCTCGCGTATTTCGCCTCGCCCTATCCGGTGGAGGGGCTGGGGCGCATCTCCGCGTCGTCCACCGTCGCCGTCCAGGGGCTCGGGCTGACCGCGCACGACGTCATCTCGGCGCTGACCCTGGGGCGCGGCGGCCGCTATGTCGAGCGCGACGGCGAATTGCATTACGAAGCTTCGGGCGACGAGCCGGCCATCCGTCTCTTCTCGCGCAACTGCCTGCCGTTCGCGGCGCGCGGCATCAACCAGAAGGGACTGGCCGGGCGTCATCGCGCGCGCTTCTTCACGCCGCAGGCGGTCACGGCGAAACGGCGCGCGGTGCTCGCGGCCACGGGCGATCCGCGGATCGATTTCGAGCGCGACGTGCTGCCGCTCGCGGTGTGCGAAATGGCCTACGCGTATCGCACCGCGCTGGAGGGCCGGGAGATCGACCCCGAAGGCTTCGCGCCCACGGCGGAGGAGCTGACCGCGATCGAGGCGATCCTGTGGCCGCTCAAGGGGCGGCGCTTCGAATCGTTCGAGGCGTTCCGGCCGTTTTTCGACGGACTGTTCCGCGACGATCTGCGCGAGGCGTTCAAGGGCAATGTGTCGAGCCCGGTGAAGGCCGCCACGGATGTCCTGCGCGACACCCGGGAGGCGCTCCGCACGGCGGTCGAATACGGCGGCCTGACGCCGGCGTCGCATCGCCGCTTCATGGAGGACTTCAACGCGACCACCAATCGCGTGTCGTTCGGCCCGCCGCGGCGTCGCAACCTCGAATATCTCGCGCTGCGCCGCGCGGGGCTCATCGACATCGCTGGCGGGCCGGGCGCGCGCGTGATCGCGGACGACGCCCAGGCGCGCTTCCGGATCGAGGCGGACTACCCGGGCGGCACGGCGCGCTGCCATGCCGACGTGCTGGTGGTGGCGCGGCTCGACGCGTACTCGCCGCTGACCGACGCATCGCCGCTGTCGGCCAGCCTGCTGGCGCGGGGCCTGGTCCGCCCGTATCGCAACGGCGACTATCACCCGGGCGGCATCGACATCGACGCCGGCCTGCATCCGATCGACGCCGCCGGGCGCGCGCGCGCGAACATGTGGGCGATCGGCTTCCCGGTCGAGGGGGCGCATTTCTACACGCATGCGTTGCCGCGCCCGCTGATTCGCTCCCGCCAGACGCAGGATGCCGAGCGCTGCGTGCTCGATCTGATCGGCTCGATCGAGGCGCGTCACGCCGGCGGGGCGCACGAGCATTCCGACGC